The following proteins are co-located in the Pseudomonas sp. DY-1 genome:
- the cysS gene encoding cysteine--tRNA ligase, translated as MALSIYNTLSKAKEPLQPLVGNQVRMYVCGMTVYDFCHIGHARVMVAFDVVARWLRHRGYDLTYVRNITDIDDKIIRRANENGEPFEALVDRMIAAMHEDEARLSVLRPDIEPRATGHIAGMHEMIQTLIDKGFAYAPGNGDVYYRVGKFEGYGKLSRRKIDELKIGARIEVDEIKEDPLDFVLWKGAKPGEPSWASPWGAGRPGWHIECSVMSTCCLGETFDIHGGGPDLVFPHHENEIAQSEAATGKLYAKSWMHAGAVRVDGEKMSKSLGNFFTIREVLEKYHPEVVRYLLVSSHYRSPINYSEESLKEAKGALERFYHALKGLPDVAPAGGEAFVERFAAAMDDDFNSPEACAVLFEMVREVNRLRDGDLQAAAALAARLKELAGLLGVLQLEPDAFLRAGAEGKVDAAEVEALIQARLQARSDKNWAESDRIRDQLTAMGVVLEDGKGGTTWRLAD; from the coding sequence ATGGCGCTGTCGATCTACAACACCCTCAGCAAGGCCAAGGAGCCATTGCAGCCGCTGGTCGGCAACCAGGTGCGCATGTATGTCTGCGGCATGACCGTCTATGACTTCTGCCACATTGGCCATGCCCGTGTGATGGTCGCATTCGACGTGGTTGCGCGCTGGTTGCGCCATCGTGGCTACGATCTCACCTACGTACGCAACATCACCGACATCGACGACAAGATCATCCGTCGCGCCAACGAGAATGGCGAGCCGTTCGAGGCTCTGGTGGATCGCATGATTGCGGCGATGCATGAGGATGAGGCGCGTCTCTCTGTGCTGCGTCCGGATATTGAGCCGCGCGCCACTGGCCACATCGCCGGTATGCACGAGATGATCCAGACCCTCATCGACAAGGGTTTCGCTTACGCGCCAGGCAACGGCGACGTGTACTACCGCGTCGGCAAGTTCGAAGGCTACGGGAAGTTGTCACGGCGCAAGATCGATGAGCTGAAGATCGGTGCGCGTATCGAAGTGGACGAAATCAAGGAAGACCCGCTGGACTTCGTGCTCTGGAAAGGCGCCAAGCCGGGTGAGCCGAGCTGGGCGTCGCCTTGGGGGGCGGGTCGTCCGGGGTGGCACATCGAGTGCTCGGTAATGTCCACTTGCTGTCTTGGCGAGACATTCGACATCCATGGTGGTGGTCCGGACCTCGTGTTCCCGCACCATGAGAACGAGATTGCGCAGAGCGAAGCGGCCACCGGCAAGCTTTACGCCAAGTCCTGGATGCATGCCGGCGCGGTACGTGTCGATGGCGAGAAGATGTCCAAGTCGCTGGGCAACTTCTTCACCATTCGCGAGGTGCTGGAGAAATATCACCCTGAGGTGGTTCGCTATCTGCTGGTGTCTAGCCACTACCGTAGTCCGATCAATTATTCCGAAGAGAGCCTCAAGGAAGCGAAGGGCGCTCTGGAGCGCTTCTATCACGCCCTCAAGGGGTTGCCTGATGTCGCGCCGGCAGGCGGTGAAGCTTTCGTCGAGCGCTTCGCGGCAGCCATGGATGATGACTTCAATAGTCCGGAAGCCTGCGCGGTGCTCTTCGAGATGGTGCGTGAGGTCAATCGACTGCGCGATGGCGACCTTCAGGCTGCTGCTGCCCTGGCGGCGCGGCTCAAGGAATTGGCCGGCCTGCTCGGTGTGCTTCAGCTGGAGCCGGATGCCTTCTTGCGCGCAGGTGCTGAAGGCAAAGTGGATGCAGCTGAGGTCGAGGCGCTGATTCAGGCGCGGTTGCAGGCGCGTTCCGACAAGAATTGGGCTGAGTCCGACCGTATCCGCGACCAACTGACCGCCATGGGGGTCGTGCTGGAAGATGGCAAGGGTGGCACTACCTGGCGCTTGGCTGACTAG
- a CDS encoding glutamine--tRNA ligase/YqeY domain fusion protein produces MSKPETPAASNFLRQIVQADLDAGKHTKIVTRFPPEPNGYLHIGHAKSICLNFGLAKEFGGDCHLRFDDTNPAKEDQEYIDAIESDVKWLGFQWAGEERYASNYFDQLHDWAVDLIKAGKAFVCDLSPEEMREYRGSLTEAGRNSPFRDRSVDENLDLFARMKAGEFPDGTRSLRAKIDMTSPNMNLRDPILYRIRHAHHHQTGDKWCIYPSYDFTHGQSDAIEGITHSICTLEFEDHRPLYEWFLENLSVPAQPRQYEFSRLNLNYTITSKRKLKQLVDEGHVNGWDDPRMSTLSGYRRRGYTPESIRNFCEMIGVNRASGVVDIGMLEFSIRDHLDATAPRAMCVLKPLKVVITNYPEGQAESLELPRHPKEDMGVRVLPFGRELYIDAGDFEEVPPAGYKRLIPGGEVRLRGSYVIRADEAVKDSDGNIVELRCSYDPETLGKNPEGRKVKGVIHWVPAEGSVECEVRLYDRLFRSANPEKSEEGGSFLDNINPDSLRVLSGCRAEPSLANAQPEDRFQFEREGYFVADLKETRPGKPVFNRTVTLRDSWGQ; encoded by the coding sequence ATGAGCAAGCCAGAGACTCCCGCCGCTTCCAACTTCCTGCGCCAGATCGTCCAGGCGGACCTGGATGCCGGCAAGCACACCAAGATCGTCACCCGCTTCCCGCCGGAGCCCAACGGCTACCTGCATATTGGTCATGCCAAGTCGATCTGCCTGAACTTCGGCCTGGCCAAGGAATTCGGTGGTGACTGCCATCTGCGCTTCGACGACACCAACCCCGCGAAGGAAGACCAGGAGTACATCGACGCCATCGAAAGCGATGTGAAGTGGCTGGGCTTCCAATGGGCCGGCGAGGAGCGTTACGCGTCCAACTATTTCGACCAGTTGCATGACTGGGCTGTCGATCTGATCAAGGCCGGCAAGGCCTTTGTCTGCGACCTGTCGCCGGAAGAAATGCGCGAGTACCGCGGCAGTCTGACCGAAGCCGGTAGGAACAGCCCGTTCCGCGACCGCTCAGTGGACGAAAACCTGGACCTGTTCGCTCGCATGAAGGCCGGCGAATTCCCGGACGGCACCCGTTCGCTGCGCGCAAAGATCGATATGACTTCGCCGAACATGAATCTGCGTGATCCGATCCTCTATCGCATCCGTCATGCCCATCACCACCAGACCGGTGACAAGTGGTGCATTTACCCGAGCTATGACTTCACTCATGGCCAGTCGGACGCCATCGAGGGCATCACTCACTCCATCTGCACCCTGGAGTTCGAGGATCACCGCCCGCTCTACGAATGGTTCCTGGAGAACCTGTCGGTCCCGGCCCAGCCGCGCCAGTACGAGTTCTCGCGTCTGAACCTGAACTACACCATTACCAGCAAGCGCAAGCTGAAACAGTTGGTGGATGAAGGTCATGTAAACGGCTGGGACGACCCGCGCATGTCGACCCTGTCCGGATATCGTCGCCGGGGCTATACCCCAGAATCGATCCGCAATTTCTGCGAAATGATCGGCGTGAACCGTGCCAGCGGTGTGGTCGATATCGGCATGCTGGAATTCAGCATTCGCGACCATCTGGATGCCACTGCGCCGCGTGCCATGTGCGTGCTGAAGCCTCTGAAAGTGGTCATTACCAACTATCCGGAAGGCCAGGCCGAAAGCCTCGAACTGCCGCGCCATCCAAAGGAAGACATGGGCGTACGCGTCCTGCCGTTCGGCCGCGAGCTGTACATCGATGCTGGAGACTTCGAAGAAGTCCCGCCGGCCGGCTACAAGCGCCTGATCCCGGGCGGTGAAGTACGTCTGCGTGGCAGCTACGTGATCCGTGCTGACGAGGCCGTCAAGGACTCCGATGGCAACATCGTCGAGCTGCGCTGTTCCTACGACCCGGAGACCCTGGGCAAGAACCCCGAGGGGCGCAAGGTCAAGGGCGTCATCCATTGGGTGCCGGCCGAAGGCAGCGTCGAGTGCGAAGTGCGCCTGTATGACCGTCTGTTCCGTTCGGCGAACCCGGAGAAGTCGGAAGAAGGTGGCAGTTTCCTCGACAACATCAATCCAGATTCCCTGCGGGTACTCAGTGGTTGCCGTGCCGAGCCTTCCCTGGCTAATGCGCAGCCGGAGGATCGCTTCCAGTTCGAGCGCGAAGGCTACTTCGTTGCCGACCTGAAAGAGACTCGGCCCGGTAAGCCGGTGTTCAACCGCACCGTGACCCTGCGCGATTCCTGGGGGCAATGA
- the folD gene encoding bifunctional methylenetetrahydrofolate dehydrogenase/methenyltetrahydrofolate cyclohydrolase FolD, which yields MTAQLIDGKTIAARLRQQIAQRVAERRQQGLRVPGLAVILVGSDPASQVYVAHKRKDCEEVGFLSEAHDLPASTSQAELLALIDRLNEDPAIDGILVQLPLPEHLDASQLLERIHPDKDVDGFHPYNVGRLAQRIPLLRPCTPKGIMTLLESTGANLYGMNAVVVGASNIVGRPMALELLLAGCTVTVTHRFTKDLAGHVGNADLVIVAAGKPGLVKGEWIKPGAIVIDVGINRQDDGKLVGDVEYDVAEQRASWITPVPGGVGPMTRACLLENTLYAAETLHA from the coding sequence ATGACCGCACAACTGATCGACGGCAAAACGATCGCCGCCCGCCTCCGCCAGCAGATAGCCCAACGTGTCGCCGAGCGTCGCCAGCAGGGACTTCGCGTTCCCGGTCTCGCCGTGATCCTGGTCGGCAGCGATCCCGCCTCCCAGGTCTACGTCGCACATAAGCGCAAGGACTGCGAGGAAGTCGGCTTTCTCTCCGAAGCGCATGACCTTCCCGCCAGCACCAGCCAGGCCGAACTCCTGGCGCTGATCGACCGCCTCAATGAAGACCCGGCCATTGACGGCATCCTGGTCCAGCTGCCGCTGCCGGAGCACCTGGATGCTTCGCAGCTGCTTGAGCGCATCCATCCCGACAAGGATGTAGATGGTTTCCACCCTTATAACGTCGGCCGCCTCGCGCAGCGCATCCCCCTGCTCCGCCCCTGCACCCCGAAGGGCATCATGACCCTGCTGGAGAGCACCGGCGCAAACCTCTATGGCATGAACGCGGTTGTCGTGGGCGCCTCCAACATCGTTGGCCGCCCCATGGCTCTGGAACTGCTGCTGGCCGGCTGCACCGTGACCGTCACCCATCGTTTCACCAAGGATCTGGCCGGACACGTGGGCAATGCGGACCTGGTGATAGTGGCCGCTGGCAAGCCGGGCCTGGTCAAGGGCGAGTGGATCAAGCCCGGCGCCATCGTCATCGATGTCGGCATCAACCGCCAGGACGACGGCAAGCTGGTTGGCGACGTGGAATATGACGTAGCTGAACAGCGCGCCAGCTGGATCACTCCGGTTCCCGGCGGCGTCGGCCCCATGACTCGTGCATGCCTGCTGGAAAACACCCTCTACGCCGCTGAAACGCTCCACGCCTGA